Proteins from a genomic interval of Agrococcus sp. ARC_14:
- the glgX gene encoding glycogen debranching protein GlgX: MPVWPGEAYPLGATFDGTGTNFAIYTESAEKVELCLFDDAGAETRVELTEVDAFVWHAYLPTVQPGQRYGYRVHGEYDPEQGLRHNPAKLLLDPYAKATSGTIEWGQPLHSYEFGDPLSRNDDDSAPHMVKGVVINPFFDWTGDRHPRTPYNESLIYEAHVKGMTQTHPDVPEQLRGTYAGLAHPSIIAHLQKIGITAIELMPVHQFVHDATLLEKGLRNYWGYNTLSFFAPHAEYAGTGELGQQVQEFKAMVKAMHDAGIEVLLDVVYNHTAEGNHFGPTLSWRGIDNQAYYRLVDGDQQHYMDYTGTGNSLNVGNPHALQMIMDSLRYWVTEMHVDGFRFDLAATLAREFYDVDKLSTFFELVQQDPVISQVKLIAEPWDIGPGGYQVGNFPPQWTEWNGEYRDQVRDFWRGEPTALGEFASRLAGSADLYEHSGRRPVASINFITAHDGFTLRDLVSYNEKHNDANGEDGNDGESHNRSYNHGAEGPTDDAEILNVRARQQRNFLATLLLSQGVPMLLHGDELGRTQQGNNNTYAQDSELSWIDWERIDQPLIEFTAAIARLRHDHPTFRRKRFFTGNTVRTGDGERLNDIVWLRLDATPMGPDDWDGDSDQSLGMYLNGHGIAGRGARGERIVDDHFLLYVNASAEEHELTLPGAEFAEAWDVLIDTGAESAHDDPRLAGGVQALRPRSFVLLREHTTPIDPDFSVAASIAANRASSAPEPDEPSAAES; encoded by the coding sequence ACCGCGTGCACGGGGAGTACGACCCGGAGCAGGGCCTGCGCCACAACCCGGCGAAGCTGCTGCTCGACCCCTACGCGAAGGCCACCAGCGGCACCATCGAGTGGGGCCAGCCGCTGCACAGCTATGAGTTCGGCGATCCGCTCAGCCGCAACGACGACGACTCGGCACCCCACATGGTCAAGGGCGTCGTCATCAACCCGTTCTTCGACTGGACGGGCGACCGCCACCCCCGCACGCCGTACAACGAGTCGCTCATCTACGAGGCACACGTCAAGGGCATGACGCAGACACATCCCGATGTGCCCGAGCAGCTCCGGGGCACCTACGCGGGTCTCGCGCACCCGTCGATCATCGCCCATCTGCAGAAGATCGGCATCACCGCGATCGAGCTCATGCCGGTGCACCAGTTCGTGCACGACGCGACGCTGCTCGAGAAGGGGCTGCGCAACTACTGGGGCTACAACACGCTCAGCTTCTTCGCGCCGCACGCCGAATACGCAGGCACCGGCGAGCTCGGCCAGCAGGTGCAGGAGTTCAAGGCGATGGTGAAGGCGATGCACGACGCGGGCATCGAGGTGCTGCTCGACGTGGTCTACAACCACACGGCCGAGGGCAACCACTTCGGGCCGACGCTCAGCTGGCGCGGCATCGACAACCAGGCCTACTACCGCCTCGTCGACGGCGATCAGCAGCACTACATGGACTACACCGGCACGGGCAACAGCCTCAACGTCGGCAATCCGCACGCCCTGCAGATGATCATGGACAGCCTGCGCTACTGGGTGACGGAGATGCACGTCGACGGCTTCCGCTTCGACCTGGCCGCGACGCTCGCACGCGAGTTCTACGACGTCGACAAGCTCTCCACCTTCTTCGAGCTCGTGCAGCAGGATCCGGTGATCAGCCAGGTCAAGCTCATCGCAGAGCCGTGGGACATCGGCCCCGGCGGCTACCAGGTGGGCAACTTCCCGCCGCAGTGGACGGAATGGAACGGCGAGTATCGCGACCAGGTGCGCGACTTCTGGCGCGGCGAGCCGACGGCACTGGGGGAGTTCGCCAGCCGCCTGGCCGGCTCCGCCGACCTCTACGAGCACTCGGGCCGCCGTCCCGTCGCATCCATCAACTTCATCACGGCGCACGACGGCTTCACGCTCCGCGACCTGGTGAGCTACAACGAGAAGCACAACGACGCCAACGGCGAGGACGGCAACGACGGCGAGAGCCACAACCGCTCCTACAACCACGGCGCCGAGGGCCCGACCGATGACGCCGAGATCCTCAACGTTCGCGCTCGGCAGCAGCGCAACTTCCTGGCGACGCTGCTGCTGAGCCAGGGCGTGCCGATGCTGCTGCACGGCGACGAGCTGGGCCGCACCCAGCAGGGCAACAACAACACCTACGCGCAGGACTCCGAGCTCAGCTGGATCGACTGGGAGCGCATCGACCAGCCGCTCATCGAGTTCACTGCGGCGATCGCGCGGCTGCGGCACGATCACCCGACCTTCCGGCGCAAGCGATTCTTCACCGGCAACACGGTGCGAACGGGCGACGGTGAGCGTCTCAACGACATCGTCTGGCTGCGGCTCGACGCGACCCCCATGGGCCCTGACGACTGGGACGGCGATTCCGATCAGTCGCTCGGCATGTACCTCAACGGTCACGGCATCGCCGGCCGCGGCGCCCGAGGCGAGCGCATCGTGGACGACCACTTCCTGCTCTACGTCAATGCCTCGGCCGAGGAGCACGAGCTGACGCTGCCCGGCGCAGAGTTCGCCGAGGCCTGGGACGTGCTGATCGACACGGGCGCCGAGTCCGCCCACGACGACCCTCGTCTCGCCGGCGGCGTCCAGGCGCTCCGGCCCCGCAGCTTCGTGCTGCTGCGCGAGCACACCACACCGATCGACCCCGACTTCTCGGTCGCAGCCTCGATCGCCGCGAACCGCGCGTCGTCCGCGCCCGAGCCCGACGAACCATCCGCCGCCGAATCCTGA